In Rosa chinensis cultivar Old Blush chromosome 1, RchiOBHm-V2, whole genome shotgun sequence, a genomic segment contains:
- the LOC112173932 gene encoding F-box/kelch-repeat protein At3g23880-like — MATGLRHRHQNKQLVPSGGRPHIESDDLLIDILSRLPVKTLIQFRCVCKSWRALISDSHLVTMHLRRFNRRRRLLFSVAPFQSIDISALNDAVCSVSSTSLDLPIPVGALKFVGSCNGLICLLENSSSVIFWNPSTRVTRTLLMPNHSHVGIVMFYGFGYDSTIDDYKVVFGCRGERNGALATTVVMFQLKKGSWRTIDGLDYVNLNGQGCLSNGALHWVEMKWDAGVTIRPVLSARIMCFDLAEETFQELIPLSYLSREYISARIGIAENSLFVYIYNSSEITMWVMRESWTKVMQIPTEIPQLPIGYCYSFSTPICILENGEVLMNSNGNYLVLYSPNGGACVNVLETPVDLAPEPAMYVESLVSPF, encoded by the coding sequence CTCCGGCACCGGCACCAGAACAAGCAACTAGTCCCCTCCGGCGGCCGACCTCACATCGAATCCGATGATCTTCTTATCGACATACTATCAAGACTCCCAGTCAAAACCCTAATCCAATTCCGCTGCGTTTGCAAGTCATGGCGTGCTTTGATCTCCGATTCTCACTTGGTTACGATGCACCTCCGCCGCTTCAACCGCCGCCGCAGGCTGCTTTTCTCAGTCGCACCTTTCCAGTCCATTGACATCAGTGCACTGAACGACGCCGTTTGCAGCGTCTCAAGCACTAGCCTTGATTTACCTATCCCTGTTGGAGCTTTGAAATTTGTGGGTTCTTGCAATGGCTTGATTTGTTTACTGGAAAATTCGTCTTCTGTTATTTTTTGGAACCCTAGTACTAGAGTTACCAGAACCTTACTGATGCCGAACCACTCTCATGTGGGTATCGTAATGTTTTATGGGTTTGGTTATGATTCCACCATTGATGACTACAAGGTTGTATTTGGCTGCAGAGGCGAAAGAAATGGTGCTCTTGCAACCACAGTTGTGATGTTTCAGCTCAAAAAAGGGTCATGGAGGACTATTGATGGCCTCGATTATGTTAATTTGAATGGGCAGGGGTGCTTATCAAATGGTGCTCTACATTGGGTCGAGATGAAATGGGACGCGGGGGTGACGATTCGGCCGGTACTTAGTGCAAGGATCATGTGTTTTGATTTAGCAGAGGAGACATTTCAGGAGTTGATTCCATTGTCATATCTTAGTCGGGAATATATCTCTGCTCGGATTGGGATTGCTGAAAATAGTCTCTTTGTATATATCTATAACAGCAGTGAAATTACAATGTGGGTGATGAGAGAATCTTGGACTAAAGTTATGCAAATTCCCACAGAAATACCTCAACTTCCTATTGGATATTGTTACAGTTTTTCTACTCCTATATGCATTTTAGAGAACGGTGAAGTTTTGATGAATTCTAATGGGAACTACTTGGTGCTGTATAGTCCAAATGGAGGGGCATGTGTGAATGTTCTTGAGACTCCTGTTGATTTGGCACCGGAACCAGCTATGTATGTGGAGAGTTTAGTTTCGCCGTTTTAG